GCTTACCTACCTTAACCAATTAACCTTCCAGAACAAGATAGAGTTGCTCCAACTTAACCGTCTCAGGCCGCCGCTGCTCCAACTTAACCAAATCATTTCACCAAGCAGATTTGGAATGAGTGGATCTAGAAGATAGACCAGAGAGAATTTGATAATTCAAATTAATGTATCTTGTCAACAATATATCTTTCCATAACGAACCTTTCCCTCTAAGAATCATCCAtctccatttaaaaaataatgcaTCGTTTTTAAACGATGTGTAATATCGTATGTTTAGATTAAATATATGAAAAACTTATCTATCGTTGCATTGTGGTTAATAttacttaaaaaaattcaatgtttcaaaataattatatatattttagaaacttcggtatatttttatatatttatatagaaaatgtataaaagttatatttataaattttaaactaTGTAGTTTTAacgtatatttttattaaatatgtagAAAATTTACTAAGATCatatggtggcaaaacgggcccgaaCCGCGGGGAAAGTCCATTTTTCCCGCACTTTTTTCGCGGGGCGCGATAAAGTTTTAGGTCCGCTTCATTTAATGTGCCCGCCTCGCCCGCCCtatttttttgcgggcttttgtggGCATGAGTTTTTTCATACTCGCACTCTCAAGTAAGCCTGTCTCACCCTGCCCCATTTTTTCACGGGCTTTTGCGGGACGGGCTAAAACGGggtgggcatgcccgtttgccacccctactaacTATGGTTCACTTGTGCTAAATGTAAACTAttccatatttttaaaattatttcacatatttttataaaaatttatgcaTACTTTGTACATATTTACATCAAAAATTGTATCCAGAATTTTCAAACAATgtatttttacaaaatatttagtaaatatttggaaaaaatgttTAGAAAATGTTGTGaataaatcaaaaagaaaaaaacatttttaattaaaaattattagaaaaagagaaaaagacccCCAACTACCTTTCTTCAGTTTGGtaacaaaagagaaaaagacCCCCCGTAGTCGGGTTGATGTCTAGCCCCTCACAAACCATCTCAAATGCCCTTACATAGCCCTAAGTGTTCTGAAATAGTTGAGAAGGAGCGACATTGAGAACTCTCAGAATCTTTGTGGAAAAAGCATAAAGGGGAAAATGACTCCCATGTCCTTAATAAAGGGAGGATAAAAGTAGTGGTACGATGAAGAAGGGTTGGAGGAGACGGGCGAAGTCACCCTCTTCGATGGTAGACAAGTCTCTAGAATGGCCCAATATTTATCCCCTGAGGAAGAAAAATCCACTCCTGGTGGAAAGGCGTATATTTGTTCCTCAAAAGTATAAGTGGAAACAAAGTTGCCAGTGCCTTTGGAAACGACGGAGGAGGAAGGGATTTTGTTCCTGAGAAAATAGTTGAACAAAAAGAAGTCACCACAACCGCAGCGACCACCAAAAAGGAACTACTAATCTAGAAATCATATTCCTAGCACATAAGCCCCCTTTCTAAGAAattagaaaaaatgaaaaagttcGTATTTGCGAAAAGGTGGAAAAATTCGCATCGATGAAGAGAGGAAATAGTTAGAGAAAATTGCAGAAAATGAGGCAAAATGCGAAAGGAAAAACCTTTTATAATACAACTCTCAGAGTCCCCTTAGTTTTTTATGAAACTTTGCACATTACCTACACGTGCCATTAACATTTGAAGTTTCGAAGAATAGGCCATCGTTGATTACATTAAATGAAAGCAAACACACATGTAATGAGATTGATTGACATCCATGGCTGTCATACCTTAGTTAAGCATTGGACACCTAGAAGTTGTCTCATCGGGCGAGAATTATAACTGACGGACTCGCCTGCCGTCTCACACACCGTCAACTTAAGGACTCACCTTTCGCTTAGGGACTCACATACTAATTCAAACGCCTTTAGTTGAGGGATTCTCCCTTCGTTGAGGAACTCGACCCTAAAGGAGGAACGCCTCCACCAAACGAGATCGTTCTCAATCGAGGGAATCGTCAATAGGGCGATGGGTGCACTTCAAAGAGGGGAGAATAGTTTTTAAAACTTCACCCTTAAAGAAAAGTCGCCGTGCTTAAGGGactatgtagtgttatatttgtaaaaATCCTAGACTAAGGCGCCCACTCCCCCTAACTGTGTCGCCCAGACAGAATTTAAGGGACTCACCCAAGGGCCTCCGCAAATGTGGGAGTCAAGGAAGAGAGAGTCTCCAGAGTCTTAGAAGATAAGTGGTCAATAATCTCCTCTAGTAAGAGGGGAACGGTTGAGACCATGAAAAGAGGTAAAAACCCTAGGCTCAAAAGGGTCTTTATAAATATCTCACTCCTCAAGGGAAAAAGGATAGACTTTAAGTCATACACATATTTCACAACCTAAAAGAGCACCACGCTCACTGTAACCATAAAACACGACTAACTTAACCGCCCACCTACAATCAAGTAGCGTCGGCCACTAGCAGGgcctctcacctcacgtgagctgGTCCCTTAAACAGCCTCAAATACCATTGTACAGGGCTTCTCGCCGCCGCGAGCAAGCCCTCATCATCAAAACATGTTATACATCTACTAAGACCTCTAAGTCTCCATGTCCTTGCAAGGGGTAATACACACACCTGTACTTTTTGACCAGTACATATAACATAATATTTTTAAGTCTCATATGACCTAACATATTTAATAAAAAGActagataatttttttaaaaagcttATTTAATTATATAGGCCATACTAAGGCTATTCTAAAAGCATATGAAATTTGATAAActgtcttttatatatatatatatatatatatatatatatatatatatatatatatatatatatatatatatatatatatatatatatatatatatatatatatatatatatatatatatataaaaggtagggtaatatatttaaaaatagataaaaaatggactatttaattttcttaatgTAAAAGAAACATTTAAATAGGTTTTAAGGTCGGATTGgactttttcaaaagatcaaaccAAGAAAAAAACTATAATAAACTATATACCATACCAAACTCAAACCTTATAATTTTATTGTAGGTCAAACTCAAGATATTTAAAGTTTGGTTTGATCAAAGACATTCTCATCTCTATTAGagttagagctgtcaaaatggactCGGTCCATTGGGCCGACCCACAAGCCCTATATTTTATCATGGACCGGACcacaaaaaacctttaaaaaatacaacccTATCTTTTTGGGCTAGCCCACCGGACTTATGTTTTTCATGAGCCGGACCGGGCTGGCGGACTTCGGGCTGgcccattaaaaataaaattttgaaataattttggagaaaaaatattGAGTTAAGATATAATTGCATAAGAGTATTTCAATTGAATAGGATGATATGGTTAAGGAAATAGTTGTGagataaagatttttttttataagtattAGAGATAATATTCAGTTTCTCTCTACTTTTACATGGATATTTTCATGGATTCATATATATGAATgttgatttgatgaatattttaaatatcaCTTAACTAATTTATCGTTACTCTCTACGTATGTTATGTAGCTTTTATTCATTAcatgatttttataaatttaaaattataatattgaaataaaggATTGACTGACCCATTAGACTGTCCCACAAGGCGACATGGCCTATTACTAACTGGGTCGGACTCATTTTTGACAGCCCATAAAATTATCGGGCCGATCCACTTAAGCCATTTTATATGTTTTGACTCTCACGGATTGGGCCCGACCAGCCCACCTCTAATTAGAgtgtctttgtttcaaaaattagaaATATAATTTTAGGAATATTATTTTCAAGAACATAAttattgagaattttattttcgtCTTTGACTAACTAATTACAATTTTACTACAATtgtcaaaatttataaaaatttaaaactattttaagtaattttactttttacaaatttgaaagaaaataaaaaacatgtgTGATATAATGTTTTGTTATCCAAAGGAATCATAggaacaacaaaaacatcaacatgAGTAGTTGCAAAACCATGTTCTCTTCATCCCTCTCTTCTTCCTTCAAATTCAAATCCAAATCcactttctctcttcttcctcctcctcctcctctcctcCACCTCCACCTTAAATCCCCGTCACGATGCTACTATCCATCTCAAACCGCCGTCGTTTCATCCATACAAGACCCACAAATACAAAACCCGCAACCCAAGGACAAAATCCAAAACATCCTCACAAACAACGAAGGAGTTACCGGAATCATGAAAATGCAACGGAAGCCTCTTCTTCACGAGCCTCAGCCTCGGTGGTTCCCTTACCTAGACAGTTTCAGGTGCGGGAACGGTTTCGAACTCACCAGCGACGAAGTTATTGAAGCTGTTGGTCCTTGTGTTTCGGAGTCGAGGAAAGCTAGGTTCGGGAACGCGGTTCGGAACCGAAGCTACTCAGTTTGTCTTGTGGTGGAAGGGCTGTGTGATTTCGGTAATGTGTCTGCTGCTTTTCGGTCTGCTGATGCTCTTGGTGTTCAGTCTGTTCATGTTGTTTCTTCTGAAGCTAACAAAAGGTGTTTACATTGTTGTTGAGGTGAAATTTGAATATGAGATTTTGGTTTTTTGGTTCTTCAATTTATTGCTTTTGAATATATTATAGTGTATGTTTGGTTTCGCGGTTGAAGCatttagaattgattctggatgtgTTGAAATGATTCTGACATGTTTGATTGGCGTTTGATTGTTctcaagtagaattgattctacttgaagttaAAATTTGTAGCTTTTGAGTATAAACGTGATTTTACAGTAAAATTTACTTTTGAACTCACTTTTGTAAAGTTAGTGTTGTTTAATCATGGCCATGGCCACAGCAAAGGGATGTCTTCTATCGTATGGTTGTCAAGATCTCGATCTAGATCTTAAAATTTTAAGACTTTACGATCTCTCTTACCTCAACTATCTAGATCTTAAGTAGAATCGTGTATCGTGGTAGTAAGATCGCTCCAAAATCGTAACCTTAAGGCAACGTTGATTTTGTGCAATCCTGGCCAGTTCCGGCCGTGATTGGCCGTTTTCCGACCACCATCATTGCAAGCCGAGAAGGGTTGACAAGATGCAAATGCACAATGATTCGGGCGGTGAATGCATGCCATTTGAAATGATGAAGTTTCATATTTAGGGTTTATAGAATAAATTTCTCAGTTGTAGAGTTTGTTTTAAATAAGGGGATTATGGTAAACTAAGCAATGGGCCAAATATGTTCATAATGTCTAACGAATGTTTATTGCGGAAAATGTTAATAAAGTATAAAAATACAAACTTACATTTGAAAGAGGGTCGTTTCCCGGAAACACTTGCCTATCAAAATATTGTGTAAAAGTACTTCAAATATATAGTGTTATTTTTGTCTTAGTAGGATCTTCCTATTGTTTTACGATCTTGCTATCCCTTCTCGATCTTATAAAAAGAATTGGGTGGGATCTTTTAATCTTCGTTACGATCTTCTATTTTAGGATCTTACAAATTTTGCAGGTATAAGGACAATCGCCATGTAAGCATGGGTGCAGAGAAATGGTTGGACATTGAACTGTGGGACTCTACAAAGGAGTGCTTTGAAACGTTGAAATCACGCGGTTATAGAATTGCCACGACTCATGTTGGAATAGATGCGGTATTATTCGTCTCTACTACTTTCGTTAGTTCATAAATATCCAGAGAAATCGTGTTCAATTCAACCTGTAATCATGCATTGATGTATTGTACTTGCATATGTGTAAGTGCAAATATTTTTCGTACAATGAAGTTGACTAACCTTTTCTTGCTGTGTTTAGGTTTCTATTTATGACATGGACTGGTCTTGTCCAACTGCAATAGTAGTCGGGAACGAAAATAGGTTAAGAATCTTAAACTATTaccctaaatttaatttaaaaaatttgttcgATTTTGTAACTCGGGTTTAACTTTTCTAATGAGATTCATGTTTTTTTTGTGCAGGGGTATTAGCGACGAGGCTTTGGCAATGTCAGACTTACACTGCAGTATTCCAATGAAAGGGATGGTGGACTCTTTCAATGTTTCAGTTGCGGCAGGAATCCTCATGCACCATGCTGTTTGCGATAGAATTTCTCGAACGGTAATGATCTTAATTTATACTTTATGTCTCATAGCATTGTTAGATCAACCTTATTTTGCATCGTTATTGCATTATTGCTGCATCTCGTTTGTTTTTTTTAGCGAAGTCTGAATTTCTCGCTACGGTTGCAGGGCCAGCATGGCGATTTAACAGTGGAAGAAAGACAAATTCTACTAGCAGAGTTTTCGTTGCGTCATAGCAATAGCGCAATCAGTGTTGTTGAAGATTACGCAAAGCGCAAGGCAGCATTATTGACCTAGAACCATTCACAGGAAATTAAGCTACTTCTAATTTTATGTTCGCACATTCTTAACAAGGAGACAGGCTAAGCATGTGCTACGTTGCATTAGCCGAAGCTTGGCGCGCACAGGCCTTAATCACGGCAATGAAAAACTCGCCGTACAATATTATGCATTTGTTTAAAATGTAACATTTCCAACAATGTGTGTACTATCCCAATTTTTTTAACTATGGGAAACGATATCAACTATTGCGAAACTGTTTTTTAGTTGAGTTTTTAGGTATTACCTAGTTACAAGGACAAGGGTTTTGTGTTCCTAGTTCGATTCGATTCATTTTGACGTACAATAGTTTGTATTGTAATAATTTATAGTCAATGAAGTTCAAAAGCTTTGCTAAAAGAATGATTGATGTGTcttattttacaattttttatcaATGCTTTTACGTCTGATAAGATTATGACAGAATAAAACGAGTTAGAAAACCGATGAACTTGTGTTGTGCAATATAGTGCTCTCATCCTTTTATCATCTGCAAAATGCTATTCAATCAATAAACAATACAAAAAATTACATTTAGGCCTTTCGCCAATGAAAAAATTAGACGAGAAGACAGCTGATGAAATTACAAAAACACAGTAAGGGACTCTCATTGTTGGGATCGTTTTGCAGGAAATATATTACAACAGGTTGCGTGAAGAATCGGACACGACCTTTCATATTATTTTTCGAATGGACATGACTTGTATTTTTATAGTGAATCATCGGTGAAATTTTCCCCAAGAGATATATTTGAAGACGTGTATCCTGTGTTCGCAGGTCCAAACAATAATTCTACGCAGAATGTAGGTCCACAAATCGATCTTCCTTTCTTCCCAACTTTGTCCAAATCCTTTACTGTGAGCTGCAAAACAAAATAGTTACATGTGATGTCAGCCGATCGAACTCAAATAAATGGCGGAAATCGATTTCCCCGAGAAGGGTGAGGTTACCTGTAGTAAGCTGTTCCTAATAAAAGCTGTATTAAAGCAACAGTAGAAAAGACGGCCTCCGATCATTTTCTCATAGAATATCACACGAACATCTCCTATTACCTGATAGATCGAGAATAGTTTATCGACTTTGAATAACATTTCTATCGTTCAGGAAGCAAATTAAACATTTAATCGAAATATATTGTATTATGTTCGATAAAAACTCGTAACTTACCTGTATAGGTTTATCAAAATAATGGTCCAAACAAGATTTCTGGTATATCGCAGGAGTTTCTGTATCCATTTGAACTACGACACGAGGTTCTTCTATTTCCGATTGTTTtccatcttcatcaccttcaggTATAGAAATATAATAGCGCGGACTGTTTGTTCTTTGATAACCTTTCTTAACCTCTCTACAGCAGCTCCTACAAATTTCGATGGCTGGACGGTAGACCTCGTTAGGAATCTGTCGAACCAGAAAACAGAAGAACACGTATTTTCAACCAGACGAGGTAACGAAAATGTTTCGTAGTTAAATTGAGGAGAAACTAACCTCCTGCAGTTCTGATATAACAAAGAAAACCGTGTCAATGTTTGCAGTATCGTACAATCGGATTCGCCGTAATTCTCTGCTACAGGGTGGAGGCAAATTCACAATTGGAGATCCATATCCAATCCCTCTAGGGACAGAAAGCAGACTTTCCCAGTACCCTACGTAACGACGTTGGCTCGGTATTGATACCTAATCCCATGTAAAAATGCAGTCGAACATAGTCATAATCGTTAAATCATCAAAAAACTTCATTTCCAAAGTCACATATTATCGGTTCTGTTTTATTAACATTGTAAAACATATTTCTATCGACGATGCACGTTGATCGAGATAAATTTACATTTCAAATTGTTGGAATTATACCTAACATTAACTTACTCCTTCATTATTTGTTGTTCTTCTATCTGCATATAATTGAAGAGCTTCATCTGCTGACATGCCGCAATAAGCTAGGTATGCACTCACCATTAAGCCAGTTCTACCTTTACCTGCCTGCATTATCGGAATCGAATAATACAAATGAGAAAATATCGAGTTTGGTCTAGCTAAGAATCGAATCTTAGCTGGAGCAACTATTGATCCATAAGTCTGATAAATGATTGCTCCAGCTATGAATCGAATCTTAGCTGGAGCAATTGTTGATACTTAATTGCTCCAGCTAAGATTTGAATTATGATTCTCCGGAACTTATGCTCTTTTGGAAGTGTGAATGTGAAGTCTCATACCATGCAATGAATAACAGCAATATTTCTCGGGTCTTTTGACAGCCATGAATCGACACTTTCGCAGAAATTTTTAACCATTTGAAGAGATGGCACATGATTGTCATCAAAAGGGTATGCTTCCACACGACCGTAGAAGTGTGCTGGATCATAACTTTCTTCTATACACAGATTATAGACCTGAAAATTTCAAAGTGGTTAAGAATGAAGCACGAACACAGACACAAACACGACACAGATACTAACACATCGACACGcctttttcagaggtgtcggtgctacagaGTTAACATATATACATTATGCGCGATGGTGGATTAAACTTTCGCACCTTATAATGTTCTTGATGTCTCATATCCAACACAGATTTAACCTGCCAGAGAGGATTTCTATACACTGCTCTCATACGTTCGGCAGGAAATGACATTGCCAGAACTCTATCTGTGATATATGACATGTCAAGATCATAGCCAGCAATAAGAATTCTTCTCCTTTGCTTGGATACCAAGTTACGaatgaaattcttggtaaggtaaTGGATCATGCGATGATGTATTTCCAAATTTGTTGGACTGTTGATTTTGGGTGGTTCCTGCTTTGTTAGTTTCAACCCCATTTAGGTTGATATGCCAGGTTCCACACTGACAATAAGGTACCTatcacaacaacatcaacaacaaaataTTCTTTAAGGTTAGCTACATAGTTTTGTGTTTTTGTCTAAAAAATTGAGAAATTCTATGAAGTATAACACAAACAGACACCAGACACGACATCGACACTGACACGTCGACACCGATACGGACAACGACACATCTTTTTTCACAAATGCCAGTACTACAAAGGTGAAATATCAACTATCTTTGTTTTTCGCCTCATAATCAAGGCCGTCTCAATATTTTGGAGGCTCTGTGTAGGTTAGTCCTGGCTTAACCATGACAAAATAATTAGAGGCCCTAATTAACCTCATTTTAATAGTGACAAATATTTATGAGGCCCTTTTTAGTTAGCgtttaatcataaaaaatttgaggCCATGTGCGATAGCCCGCTTTGCACTCCCTCAAAGACGGTCCTGCTCATAATCATGATTTTAAATTATGGTCTATGCATCAACGTTTGACCATATCGATCTCATTTTTCATTAATATAGAGATTCACAGAATAACCGCAACTGCAATTTAGAGACTATATTGCACATTTCTTGTTCTAAGATTGTCTCTATTAACAATGATTAAATTTTTCATAGAACCGTTTggaaaaaacaacaaataaaagaCAGAGATTTCATAAGAACAAAAACATGTTACCTAATTAATCTGAACATGTAGTAGCAGATTAGTAGCTCTCAAAATTGAGaaagcagaaaaaagaaaaatccaGGGCTCCAAAAAAATTCAGGAGACCCCAGAGAATAATGAAATGaaaggtgatgatgatgatggtgattacAACATTGTTGATCCATGTTGTGATGATAGGTTGGtgtaagagagagagaaaaaaatggaAAGGGGATTGGCAGATATGGTTTGCTATATTTAGATGTAATGATGACCTCACTTCCAACCAATATATCCAAATTTAGTTACAACCGAAACCGTTATCTTAGGAAATGTTATCTTATCTTATTCGTGTTTTTTCgtcaataaatttatttattaaaattactaaCAAAAGATACACTCGAGAATGTGTTTGCGATTTCGAGCattcaaaataataaaacaaataaataaaaatagaaccaATCATGGACACTGGTTTATCACacggttttaaattgcggttacACTGCAAGCTTTTACATTGTAAGGAAATACAACCAATGCGGTCGAAATTGTGATTGTGATGCCATTGCAGAGACTTCATTATTCAAGATGATCGTGTGGCCTAATTGACATGAA
The Vicia villosa cultivar HV-30 ecotype Madison, WI linkage group LG6, Vvil1.0, whole genome shotgun sequence genome window above contains:
- the LOC131608858 gene encoding phosphatidylinositol 3,4,5-trisphosphate 3-phosphatase and protein-tyrosine-phosphatase PTEN1 produces the protein MGLKLTKQEPPKINSPTNLEIHHRMIHYLTKNFIRNLVSKQRRRILIAGYDLDMSYITDRVLAMSFPAERMRAVYRNPLWQVKSVLDMRHQEHYKVYNLCIEESYDPAHFYGRVEAYPFDDNHVPSLQMVKNFCESVDSWLSKDPRNIAVIHCMAGKGRTGLMVSAYLAYCGMSADEALQLYADRRTTNNEGVSIPSQRRYVGYWESLLSVPRGIGYGSPIVNLPPPCSRELRRIRLYDTANIDTVFFVISELQEIPNEVYRPAIEICRSCCREVKKGYQRTNSPRYYISIPEGDEDGKQSEIEEPRVVVQMDTETPAIYQKSCLDHYFDKPIQVIGDVRVIFYEKMIGGRLFYCCFNTAFIRNSLLQLTVKDLDKVGKKGRSICGPTFCVELLFGPANTGYTSSNISLGENFTDDSL
- the LOC131608859 gene encoding uncharacterized protein LOC131608859: MSSCKTMFSSSLSSSFKFKSKSTFSLLPPPPPLLHLHLKSPSRCYYPSQTAVVSSIQDPQIQNPQPKDKIQNILTNNEGVTGIMKMQRKPLLHEPQPRWFPYLDSFRCGNGFELTSDEVIEAVGPCVSESRKARFGNAVRNRSYSVCLVVEGLCDFGNVSAAFRSADALGVQSVHVVSSEANKRYKDNRHVSMGAEKWLDIELWDSTKECFETLKSRGYRIATTHVGIDAVSIYDMDWSCPTAIVVGNENRGISDEALAMSDLHCSIPMKGMVDSFNVSVAAGILMHHAVCDRISRTGQHGDLTVEERQILLAEFSLRHSNSAISVVEDYAKRKAALLT